The Camelina sativa cultivar DH55 chromosome 18, Cs, whole genome shotgun sequence DNA window CAACCAATCAACTGAAATAGAGAAGCTTTTTGAGGAAAACTCGAACCTCTCTGCTTCCTATCaagaatcaatcaataatcaaatcAGTGGGAGAATCAAGTAAGAGTACCACATAAACTTTTGCATGAGAAACACTTTTTTGTGGACTTTTATGTTGACTTTTAGCAAACAACCTTATATAGGTAAAAGAATGTCTGAAGCAAAATGTAGAACTCCGCGAAGTTTTGGACAAGTTAAGAACAGAACAAGCTGGTGCTCTTTCACGAGTGTCTTCAGAAGTCCAGGCCAATGGGTCACATGGAACTGAAACACTGTCTCTCAAGGTTTTGGTCTTCACCAGCTCTCAAGTATTATAATAGAAGTTAACTTCAACTTAACTATTGTTTGTGTGATTAAAATTCCGCATTACCTTTTCTCAGGGCGAACTAGCGAAAGAACAGAGCAGAGCAGAATCGTTATCTGCTCAAGTTCTCCAACTTTCAGTTCAACTCCAGCAAACAACACAGGCATACAACGGGCTTGTGCGAGTGTAAGTTTCACACAGAATATTCTTGAACCATTGGAGATTACATCGTCTATCTAATTTTCGTATCGCAATTTGTTGCAGCTATAAACCTGTGCTTAGAAACATTGAGAGCAGCTTAATCAAGCTGAAGCAAGATGGATCGGTTACAGTGAACCGGGAAACAAGGGGCTCACTTCTGagcattgaatatattttatacaacaaACGCCTATTTAGAACTAAAGGGACAAGTGAAATTAACACATCTTGAAACAATTTGGTTCGCTTTGTTTATTGAATAGCTTTGATTTTGTTCTCATCAAGTTTGAATTTGGTAggtttggttatattcggtttattcgaatctatatattttggtttggaCAAATTAGATTCGGTTTCTTATAATCTTTATTTGAGCGCGAAATGATTTCATCGTTGACGGCGATCACCGGAGGGCCATCAGCTATCCGGCGTGATCCCGACTCAAACACTCTCAGACTATCACGGAGGAAAACATTAATCTCTTTACTACGAAATTGCAAAAAGATTTCTCAAGTACCATCGATTCACGCCAAGATCATACGAACCTTCCATGACCAAGATGCTTTCGTTGTTTTCGAACTCATCAGAGTATGCTCCGCTCTCGATTCAATAGATTACGCCTGCGACGTGTTTCGTTACGTATCTAACCCTAATGTTTACCTATACACCGCCCTGATCGATGGTTTTGTGTCATCTGGTCGTTCCGCTGATGGAGTTTCATTGTATCGTAAAATGGTTCACAGTTCGGTTTTGCCTGATAACTACGTGATCACCTCTGTTCTGAAAGCTTGTGGTCTGGAAGGTTGTAGAGAGATTCATGCACAGGTTTTGAAATTAGGGTTCGGGTCTAGTAGATCGGTGGGGCTAAAACTGTTGGAAATTTACGGGAGATCTGGGAATTTGGTTGATGCTAagaaggtgttcgatgaaatgcctgacAGAGATCAGGTCACAGCAACTGTCATGATTAATTGTTATTCTGAACGTGGTTGTATTGAGGAGGCGTTAGAGCTGTTCCAAGATGTTAAGGTTAAAGATACGGTTTGTTGGACGGCGATGATTGACGGGTTGGTTAGAAACAGGGAGATGAACAAAGCATTGGAGCTTTTCAGGGGAATGCAGATGGAAGGTGTTAGTCCTAATGAATTTACAGTTGTATGTGTTTTATCTGCGTGCTCAGATTTAGGTGCGTTGGAGCTTGGGCGATGGGTACATTCATTTGTTGAGAATAAAAAGATGGAGCTTAGTAATTTCGTAGGCAATGCTTTGATCAACATGTACTCTAGGTGTGGTGATATCAATGAGGCAAAGCGGGTTTTTAAGGGAATGAGATACAAAGATGTCATTTCATACAACACGATGATTTCTGGATTAGCAATGCATGGGGCTAGCTTTGAAGCTATCAATGAATTTCGAGATATGGTGAACAGAGGAATTAGGCCGAATCCAGTGACCTTAGTTGCTCTTTTAAACGCTTGTAGCCATGGAGGTTTGCTGGATATAGGGCTTGAAGTGTTCAATTCTATGTGGAGAGTTTTTAATGTTGAACCGCAGATTGAGCATTATGGATGTATTGTTGATCTTCTTGGTCGAGTGGGTAGACTAGAGGAGGCTTGCAGATTCATAGAAAACATGCCGATAGAACCGGATCATATCATGTTAGGAGCTCTTTTGAGTGCTTGTAAGATCCATGGAAACATGGAGCTTGGTGAAAGGATTGCCAAGAGACTACTCGAGTCTGAGAATCCAGATTCTGGGACATACGTTCTCTTATCGAATATTTACGCTTCATCCGGGAAATGGAAAGAAACTACTGAAATCAGAGAAAGTATGAGAGAATCAGGGATTGAGAAGGAACCAGGATGCAGTACTATCGAAGTGGACAACCAGATGCATGAGTTTCTTGCGGGAGAGACAGCACACCCTCATAAAGATGCAATTTATCAGAGATTACAAGAACTGAATCGAATTCTTAGATTCAAAGAGAACGAAACATATATGATAATCGGGTTTGCTGGACATCAATGATTTGTAATGACAGATAAGAAAGTATGTCTTTGTTCCTGAaaactttgtctcttcttctctctgtttttgatgAATGGTTTGAAgatacaagaaaagaaaattagcaAAAAGCAAAACGGAGTTTTAAGGCTGGATTGAGTAAGCCACGATTGGACTTCTGACGCTGTGACTCCCATCAGACCATTCCAAAGACGAACTTACAAGACTTCCATCCTTCAGTTTTTCACCAGAGATGGTCACAATAAAagatttcttctccttcagGAAACCGAAACTCAGTGTTTCTGGTTCTATGTTAATCCGAATCTCCTGTCGAAGAGGAACTACACTTGCGTTATACGTAGAGTTTGGGAGTCCAACATTAGTTACGATTCTTCTAAACGTGACATTGAATGGATCAAGAGGAGGCACAAACGTAGTCATTGTTGGGTAATTCAGATCCTTGACTTCTGTTCTTTCCAAACAAGTGATGTTCCGTCTTGAGATTTTCGTGAGCGACCTTGAATCAAAACCCTCTGCACATAACATTTTGAGGTAATCTTCAGTCTCTACTTCATACACAAGTCCCGGGTCGCTTGCTTTGGTTGGGTTAATTTGGCCTGAACCATAAGCAAATTCCTGGTCGGGGTTTTTCTTAAGGTTCATGGGGGTAGCTGCAAATATACCATGACAGAAGAAAGTAttgttttttgaagtttacTTGTTGTCATGATAGCGGATTTGATTGCCGAGGGAGACCAGTCGGGGTGAAAAGACTTGACATAAGCCGCTACACCTGCTACATGAGGACAAGCCATTGATGTGCCACTCATTACACTATACCTCACACTTCTTGTGTCCTCAGGGTACATTATATCTGATGGAGAAGCTACCGGAGAAAATGCAGCCAAAATCTCTAATCCTGGTGCACTTACGTCAGGCTGcaaaacattgattttattccaaaaaacatttgtttataTAACCAACGCGAGCTAATGATCTTTGTACTGGTTTCATTACCTTCAAGAGGTACTGAACAGTGAAACTTGGCCCGcgagaagagaaggaaggaaCATAAGGAGCTTCTCTATCAACTATCTCTTCGGTTCTCAGTATCTCCGCTTGTGGGTGCCTGCAAATTTCACTCTTTTAACATTTCAAAACCGAACAACCGTTCAGATTCATCACTGCCCTGTAGATTGGATGTATGACTTGATAGATTCGTAGTCCTTTAAGCTCAGAGAAGAGGCCGGTAATGGTAACACGAAGGCGATGTCTGgatacaaattgtttagaacaatgGCTCCAGTTGCGCCTGCTAAGTGAGCCTCTCTGTTTCCTAGGAAGTCGTCACAGAGGACGATCTTCCCTTTGACCAGGTCTCTGTCCACACACCCTTCTGAGTTCTGAGCAATAACTGTCAATAGCAATGATCATTGTAAGCATCAATGTGTTTGATTCAATATTCAGATTTGAACGTGAAATAATTTAAGAACGGCTTGGTCTTGGGAACAGTTTTCTAAAACGTTTTGGCCGTAAACGATCGGGAACTTTGTCCCACTGAGACTGAATGGATTAACTGATAGGCCCTGTTTAACAAACTGAGTATCTTACAACTGAAATGACTCTCATTATGATTTACAAAAACTGGAAGAGAAGTTACCGTTAATGCTTTTCCGTTACCAAGAACGACTCTGTCAATGAAACGCCGGTCCGTAGCACTGGCCGCGACGGTATCCACGGTGATACATTTGCCACCGAACCTTGCTCAGGCCCATTGTTTCCTGCTGAGCCGGCCGTGATTATCCCTCTAAACACTTACATTTAACAtaagttaactttatattaagAAAACGTTAGAATACACTTTACTTGTTGCAAGTGAAGTTTAATCCACCTTTACAAGAACCTTTCCATCTCTTTGGAGGCGGACCAAAACCTTTGTCGTCGAAGCTCTCAGATTCCGGACCAACAAGTTTTTGGAGTATACTGAGATGGTGAGATGGAGCTGAGTACCCAAACTCAGAAAGTGCTCCCATGTACACAGTGTACACCTGCATACATGTatgtaaagagagagatagggaGAGAGATATATTATAAGGTGTTTTATTCGTATGTGTATctcacaaaaacagagtaaaatctTGAACTTGCCTGTCTATTATCATTTGCAGACACATTTGTGGTGAACATGAATGCTACATAAATTAATAAGAGAGATGTAGAAAGCTTAGCCATTTTGTAAAACTCAAAACGAGAGAGTCAAATTTGGGACTATGATTGAGAGGACGAATGTGTTAATAGTATAGAGATCTTATAATCATCAGTGTCATGGTCAATATGGAAATTTATTAAACATACATTTTCAAAGTCATATGTTTCATAGAAGTTGAGAGAACTTCAATGAACTTAATTTAGTACATTTGGCTaaaaacttgatatttggcttggGTCAATATTTTGCACAAACATGTACAAAATAAAACCTTACTTGATAGGCATAGAGgtttgaccaaaaaacaaatcctaCTAAGAAAGTTATTCTTATGTCTGGGAGAagtaattatgatttttaattacaGTCTAAAAGATATTGTTATGTCTGGATGGAAGACTCCATTATACTTACATAACATCAGTTTCCAATTTTCATTCTGAATTAAAACAATGAAATATTGAATTCATTCAGAATCCAAATAAGATACAAGTTTCACTGAGATGTGTAGAATTTCCTTTTTCCACCATCCGGTACTATATTGTTTCAAATCTTAATGGTCATGACAACAGTTTTGAACAGATACAAAGTTCTCTAAATTCGCATTAAGTTAAATCCCACAGCTTGGTTTCAAATTGTCCGGATAAAAGAATCCGAAACTTCAAAACTTTTATGAAACTATGATACAATTTTATCACATGACAACATTCTCTCTAAAGAAAGAGGAACAAATTCGAAAATCGGCCTGAAACTTCTATCCGGCTGCAGGATCGTTTATGACTCCCAAAAAATCGTCTTTGATGGTACCCACGCAAAACTGCAAAACCAAAGACAAATATGCAAATTAATAAGATCAAAGCCAAAAGCACACAACAGCTCAACAACTATAAGTTGCATTGTCAATAGAGTTATGGAGATGGTGCATACAATCTCTGTGGCATCAACTCTTGTTCCGATAATCTTTAGTCTTACTTCACATTCCTTTTGAATTTTAACCTGCAAGAAGCATTAGAAGATTGAGTTTCTTTGAAGACAGAGAAACCACCAATATCactgttttaaaaaagaaatagagaaagaaacatACTGATCCATCTGATGTGGTATAATTAGGCATGTCTCCAGCTTGAAACTCCATATCATCTGGAATCAACTGTGGTGaatagaaaagaggaaaagaagaagtaagTATAAAACACACATAGAGCCAAAACTGAACTCGACATCAAATTCATGATGTAAGATCATTAGCTTACATGCTTAGACACAAAGATCTGAACAGGGCCAGCTTCAGCGAAGAATCCCATCTGTGACATAAACATTAGGAAAATCCAATGAGGTCTAAGACTGATTTGCCATTAAAGACATTTAGACTATATAAAAACTCTATACAAATATTACCTTATTGACCAAAGTGACAACAGCTTCCAAAATCTCGCCTTTGAAAGGTCTGAAAACGACGCATTGGTATTTAACTGGAAAGGTAACAAAACCAGTCCCATCTCGGATCAAACCTTTTCCTATGCTC harbors:
- the LOC104763570 gene encoding subtilisin-like protease SBT4.3; translation: MNLKKNPDQEFAYGSGQINPTKASDPGLVYEVETEDYLKMLCAEGFDSRSLTKISRRNITCLERTEVKDLNYPTMTTFVPPLDPFNVTFRRIVTNVGLPNSTYNASVVPLRQEIRINIEPETLSFGFLKEKKSFIVTISGEKLKDGSLVSSSLEWSDGSHSVRSPIVAYSIQP
- the LOC104762021 gene encoding DNA-directed RNA polymerase II subunit 7; this translates as MFFHIVLERNMQLHPRFFGRNLRENLVSKLMKDVEGTCSGRHGFVVAITGIESIGKGLIRDGTGFVTFPVKYQCVVFRPFKGEILEAVVTLVNKMGFFAEAGPVQIFVSKHLIPDDMEFQAGDMPNYTTSDGSVKIQKECEVRLKIIGTRVDATEIFCVGTIKDDFLGVINDPAAG
- the LOC104762020 gene encoding putative pentatricopeptide repeat-containing protein At5g59200, chloroplastic, with product MISSLTAITGGPSAIRRDPDSNTLRLSRRKTLISLLRNCKKISQVPSIHAKIIRTFHDQDAFVVFELIRVCSALDSIDYACDVFRYVSNPNVYLYTALIDGFVSSGRSADGVSLYRKMVHSSVLPDNYVITSVLKACGLEGCREIHAQVLKLGFGSSRSVGLKLLEIYGRSGNLVDAKKVFDEMPDRDQVTATVMINCYSERGCIEEALELFQDVKVKDTVCWTAMIDGLVRNREMNKALELFRGMQMEGVSPNEFTVVCVLSACSDLGALELGRWVHSFVENKKMELSNFVGNALINMYSRCGDINEAKRVFKGMRYKDVISYNTMISGLAMHGASFEAINEFRDMVNRGIRPNPVTLVALLNACSHGGLLDIGLEVFNSMWRVFNVEPQIEHYGCIVDLLGRVGRLEEACRFIENMPIEPDHIMLGALLSACKIHGNMELGERIAKRLLESENPDSGTYVLLSNIYASSGKWKETTEIRESMRESGIEKEPGCSTIEVDNQMHEFLAGETAHPHKDAIYQRLQELNRILRFKENETYMIIGFAGHQ